Proteins from a single region of Seriola aureovittata isolate HTS-2021-v1 ecotype China chromosome 9, ASM2101889v1, whole genome shotgun sequence:
- the nmnat1 gene encoding nicotinamide/nicotinic acid mononucleotide adenylyltransferase 1 isoform X1 — protein MEAHNITSLVLLACGSFNPITNMHLRMFELARDHLEDTGQYRVVKGIISPVGDGYKKKGLIEASHRLEMARLATENSDWITVDSWECLQPEWVETAKVVRHHHEELLSAARNNDDVDTVKHTKKRRIDENYFGASSHQKRRDGPQLMLLCGADVLESFGIPNMWKQEDIAEIVGRYGLVCITRSGSDPNKFIHQSDMLWKYRKNIHMVHEWVANDVSATHVRRALRRGQSVRYLLPDPVVHYIQECDLYSAESEQKNADVVLAPLQRCTDASSS, from the exons ATGGAAGCTCACAATATAACCTCATTGGTCCTGCTGGCTTGCGGCTCATTCAACCCCATCACCAACATGCACCTGAGGATGTTTGAACTGGCTCGAGATCATCTGGAAGACACAG GTCAGTACAGGGTGGTGAAAGGCATCATCTCTCCAGTGGGTGATGGCTATAAAAAGAAGGGTTTGATTGAGGCCAGCCACCGTCTGGAGATGGCCAGATTGGCAACAGAGAACTCAGACTGGATCACAGTAGATTCCTGGGAGTGCTTGCAGCCTGAGTGGGTGGAGACAGCTAAAGTTGTTCG GCATCACCATGAGGAACTGCTTTCAGCAGCACGGAACAACGATGATGTGGACACAGTCAAGCACACCAAAAAGAGGCGCATAGATGAGAATTATTTTGGAGCTTCATCTCATCAGAAAAGGAGAG ACGGCCCTCAGCTGATGTTACTGTGTGGGGCTGATGTCCTGGAGTCTTTCGGGATCCCCAATATGTGGAAGCAGGAGGATATCGCTGAGATTGTGGGCCGCTACGGTTTGGTTTGCATCACCCGCAGTGGCAGTGACCCCAACAAGTTCATCCACCAATCAGACATGCTGTGGAAGTATCGCAAAAACATCCACATGGTCCATGAGTGGGTGGCCAATGATGTCTCAGCCACTCACGTGCGCCGGGCGCTTCGCCGAGGCCAGAGCGTCAGGTATCTCCTGCCAGACCCTGTGGTTCACTACATTCAAGAGTGCGACCTCTACAGTGCTGAGAGCGAGCAGAAAAATGCTGATGTGGTTCTAGCACCCCTTCAGAGATGCACTGATGCCTCCTCGAGCTAA
- the nmnat1 gene encoding nicotinamide/nicotinic acid mononucleotide adenylyltransferase 1 isoform X2 has translation MEAHNITSLVLLACGSFNPITNMHLRMFELARDHLEDTGQYRVVKGIISPVGDGYKKKGLIEASHRLEMARLATENSDWITVDSWECLQPEWVETAKVVRHHHEELLSAARNNDDVDTVKHTKKRRIDENYFGASSHQKRRVTYK, from the exons ATGGAAGCTCACAATATAACCTCATTGGTCCTGCTGGCTTGCGGCTCATTCAACCCCATCACCAACATGCACCTGAGGATGTTTGAACTGGCTCGAGATCATCTGGAAGACACAG GTCAGTACAGGGTGGTGAAAGGCATCATCTCTCCAGTGGGTGATGGCTATAAAAAGAAGGGTTTGATTGAGGCCAGCCACCGTCTGGAGATGGCCAGATTGGCAACAGAGAACTCAGACTGGATCACAGTAGATTCCTGGGAGTGCTTGCAGCCTGAGTGGGTGGAGACAGCTAAAGTTGTTCG GCATCACCATGAGGAACTGCTTTCAGCAGCACGGAACAACGATGATGTGGACACAGTCAAGCACACCAAAAAGAGGCGCATAGATGAGAATTATTTTGGAGCTTCATCTCATCAGAAAAGGAGAG ttaCATACAAATAG